One genomic region from Populus nigra chromosome 8, ddPopNigr1.1, whole genome shotgun sequence encodes:
- the LOC133701920 gene encoding zinc finger A20 and AN1 domain-containing stress-associated protein 1-like: MGSEQNDGTSFPPAEPKLCVNGCGFFGTAANMNLCSKCYRDLRAEEEQAASAKAAMEKTLNINPKQNIDSKVVVDAPQVVVANSEQSVVSAEASSSAETVVAGGDQVPSKPANRCFSCNKKVGLTGFQCKCGGTYCGTHRYAENHECLFDFKGAGRDAIAKANPVIKANKVERF, translated from the coding sequence atGGGTTCTGAGCAAAACGATGGCACAAGCTTCCCACCAGCAGAGCCAAAGCTTTGTGTTAATGGGTGTGGATTTTTTGGTACGGCTGCAAACATGAACCTTTGCTCCAAGTGTTACCGTGACCTTCGTGCCGAAGAAGAGCAAGCTGCCTCTGCCAAGGCTGCCATGGAAAAGACACTGAATatcaatccaaaacaaaatattgattCTAAGGTTGTTGTCGATGCCCCTCAAGTTGTGGTGGCTAATTCCGAGCAGTCAGTTGTGTCTGCTGAAGCTTCTTCGTCAGCAGAAACTGTTGTTGCTGGTGGTGATCAGGTGCCATCAAAGCCGGCAAATAGGTGCTTTAGCTGCAATAAGAAGGTTGGTTTGACAGGATTCCAGTGCAAGTGCGGTGGCACTTACTGCGGGACTCATAGGTACGCAGAGAATCACGAATGCCTCTTTGATTTCAAAGGTGCTGGCCGTGATGCAATCGCGAAGGCAAATCCTGTGATTAAGGCTAATAAGGTGGAGAGGTTCTGA